TGAAGTAGATTTGAAGCCGTTAGAAGATGTAGACGATCTCCTCAGGAAGAACATTGCAAGGGGAAGAGTCCTCTATGAGAAGAGAGCATATTCCTGATTTGGTCTCTGAGCTCAGAGATGAGCTTGCTCTCCTGGAAACTCTTGTCGCCGATATCAAAGAGACCAGCACGGCCATACCAAAGTCCCCCAAAAAGAGAAGGATATACGAAGAGAGCCTCGCCCTCAAACTGCATAATTTCTATACCGGATGCGAACGAATGTTCCAGAAGATAGCCGAGGATATTAACGGCGGCGTTCCGAGGTCGATGGATTGGCATAAACGACTGTTACGGAGCATGGCCCTGGAGATAGAAAACATACGGCCTCCGGTCATATCCAAAGAGACAGCGAGGGCACTCGAGGAGTACTTGGCATTCCGCCATGTCATAAGAAATATCTACGGCTTCGAGATTGATAGTGAGCGCCTGAAAGGCCTGATAGGGCGGATATTCGGAACATATACCCGGCTGAAGAAAGAGCTTTTCGGCTTTATCGACCTACTAAGAAAACTGGCAGGATGAGGGCGACGGCCTAAAAGGAGTCGATGGTGAGGCCAACAGGTAATCAGAGTATCGAGGAACAGATTTTAATAGATGTGAAAAAGGTAATTAAGGACATAGGTGGTGACAGCATCCTTAGAATTGTTCTCTACGGCTCAAGGGCGAGAGGAGATTATGATGCCATATCTGATATTGATGTGGCGGTCATCGTCCGTGGTTTGACCAGAGAGCTCAAAACGAAACTGCTCGATGCCGTGGCAGAGGTGGAATTGAGATATCTTGCTCCGCTTTCAATGCTCGTTCTCGACGAAAAGGATTTCGAGTTTCTTAAAAAAAGGGAGAGAAGGATAGCGCTTGATATTGAAAAAGAAGGAATTCTCCTATGACTGAAGAGAACAAGAAGGAGAATATCAAAGATGAACTGCAGCGGGCCTCACAGGCATTGCAAGCCGCTGACCTTTTGTTTGAGAAGGGATTATTAAACGATGCAGTCTCACGCTTATACTATTTTCTGCTTCATACCATAAGGGCGCTTCTCCTGACGAAGGGGCTTGAACCGAAGAGCCACGAGGGAGCCTTGAGGACCTTCGGGCTTCATTTTGTGAAGGAAGGAATCTTTGCCGCAAAAGACTCCCATGTGTTTTCAAAAATGATGAAACTCAGAGAGGAAGCCGATTATAATCCTGCTTATGTTTTTACAAAAGAGGATTTTGCGGAGTTTAAGGATGAGTCACTGGTATTGTCGGATAAAATAAGGGTGTATCTGAGAGAAAGAGGGTACCTTGCATGACAGGGGCTTGCCGGCCTGTCAGCAGGAACATCCCGGCGTCCCAAACGCATAAAGAGCAAACCTGATCCGTTGTCTCATCAATCACCAGCATCCATGAGCCTCTCCTGCTTCAAGGCCTATGACATTCGCGGGCATGTCCCGGACGAACTTAGTGAGGAGCTCGCCTGCCGCATCGGTTTGGCCTATGCCGCAGAGATCGATCCGAGGATTGTTATCGTCGGGCGGGACGTACGCCTGGAAAGCCCCCTGCTGGCAAATGCTCTCGTCAAAGGCCTCAACGATGCCGGCGTGGAGGTAATCGATATCGGTCTGTGCGGTACTGAAGAGGTGTATTTTCAGACCTTCCACCGGCAAGCGGAGGGGGTCGGCGGCGGCATCATGGTCACGGCGAGCCACAACCCTAAAGGGCATAATGGCATGAAGCTGGTGCGCGAAGGCTCACGGCCCATCAGCGGAGACAGCGGCCTGTTTGCGATCCGCGATCGAATCGAGCAAGGACAGCTCCCTGTCTCTGCCGGCCGCGGCGTGACCATCGCGGAAGGCGACAAAACCGCCTATATCGACCACCTGCTCACCTATGTCGACCGCACCGCCCTCACGCCGCTGAAAATCGTCGTTAACCCGGGCAATGGCAGTGCAGGTCCGGTGATGAGGCTCTTGGAGCGCCGGCTCCCCTTCGAGGTCATCTA
This sequence is a window from Nitrospirota bacterium. Protein-coding genes within it:
- a CDS encoding nucleotidyltransferase domain-containing protein, which codes for MVRPTGNQSIEEQILIDVKKVIKDIGGDSILRIVLYGSRARGDYDAISDIDVAVIVRGLTRELKTKLLDAVAEVELRYLAPLSMLVLDEKDFEFLKKRERRIALDIEKEGILL
- a CDS encoding HEPN domain-containing protein, whose protein sequence is MTEENKKENIKDELQRASQALQAADLLFEKGLLNDAVSRLYYFLLHTIRALLLTKGLEPKSHEGALRTFGLHFVKEGIFAAKDSHVFSKMMKLREEADYNPAYVFTKEDFAEFKDESLVLSDKIRVYLRERGYLA